In one Gammaproteobacteria bacterium genomic region, the following are encoded:
- the rpmH gene encoding 50S ribosomal protein L34, which translates to MKRTFQPSNLKRARTHGFRARMKTKGGRAVINARRAKGRHKLTV; encoded by the coding sequence ATGAAAAGAACTTTTCAACCAAGTAATTTAAAGCGTGCAAGAACTCATGGTTTTAGAGCACGTATGAAAACAAAAGGTGGTCGAGCTGTTATTAATGCCAGAAGAGCAAAAGGCAGACATAAACTAACTGTTTAA
- the polA gene encoding DNA polymerase I encodes MSEKTLYLVDGSAYLYRAHFVPALQRLKNHKGEPTGMIYGVINMINRMIKEYQPEYMAVVFDAPGKTFRHDMYDQYKATRPPMPDDLRNQIQPTKDIIKALGVPLLEIKGVEADDVMGTLGVMASQAGFKTVISSGDKDMAQLVNDDVILIDTMRNTSMDIDGVKEKFGVRPDQIIDYLTLIGDTSDNIPGVNKVGPKTAVKWLEEHETLDNIIDNANQVKGKVGEYLREAIPQIPLSKQLVTIDTSVPLDCKVQDLTINGEDVEQLNILAQEFGIRSLQRETQTDLFSQLSSEPALEAEAQPEKNYTTIRDEKTLERWLEKILNEKIMAFDLETTSLESMQAKIVGMSFSCKPGEAAYIPIAHVEKTEEQLKILDNQLELQSVLKQIEPLLNNPEIKLIGQHFKYDMNVLSNYGIEINNLSDDSLMESYILDTNGRHDMDTLATQYLQKQTIKYEDICGKGAKQISFAEVPADVATQYAAEDADITLQLHLELSKKLQEHQQLLKVFREIEMPLIQVLAKMEQTGVLVDSKTLEKQSEELSIKIAQLEQQAYELVGREFNLNSPKQLQEILFEEQNIPVIKKTPTGQPSTSEDVLQELAEEHELPRIIIENRSLSKLKSTYTDKLPQEINPKTGRIHTSYHQAVTTTGRLSSSNPNLQNIPIRTEEGRKIRQAFVAPEGFKIMAADYSQIELRIMAHLSKDEKLLDSFSRDQDVHSRTASQVFDVAIEEVNKEQRRAAKAINFGLMYGMSAFGLAKQLGVERGEAQDYMSRYFDQYPKVAEFMKKIREQAKENAYVDTLFGRRLYFPEIKNRNGRIRAGAERAAINAPMQGTAADIIKQAMLKVYAEIKNNVDIRMIMQVHDELVFEVRKKKQDELAMLVKKLMESAVQLSIPLKVDIGVGDNWDEAH; translated from the coding sequence ATGTCAGAAAAAACACTTTATTTGGTCGACGGATCTGCATATCTTTACCGAGCTCACTTTGTTCCGGCACTTCAACGATTAAAAAACCATAAAGGCGAACCAACAGGAATGATTTATGGTGTGATTAATATGATTAATCGCATGATTAAAGAGTACCAACCTGAATACATGGCGGTTGTCTTTGATGCTCCTGGTAAAACCTTTCGGCATGATATGTATGACCAATACAAAGCAACCCGCCCGCCGATGCCGGATGATTTGCGCAATCAAATTCAGCCAACCAAAGACATTATAAAAGCACTCGGCGTGCCGTTGCTTGAAATAAAAGGAGTTGAAGCTGACGATGTTATGGGAACACTGGGAGTGATGGCAAGCCAAGCTGGTTTTAAAACGGTGATTTCATCGGGCGATAAGGATATGGCACAACTGGTTAATGATGATGTGATACTGATAGACACTATGCGAAACACGTCAATGGATATTGATGGAGTTAAGGAGAAATTTGGTGTTCGCCCTGACCAAATCATCGACTATTTAACACTGATTGGTGATACATCAGATAATATTCCCGGAGTGAATAAGGTTGGACCAAAAACCGCCGTCAAGTGGCTTGAAGAGCACGAAACATTGGATAATATTATTGATAATGCAAATCAGGTCAAAGGAAAAGTTGGCGAATATTTGCGTGAAGCGATACCGCAAATTCCGCTTTCCAAACAACTGGTAACAATAGATACAAGCGTTCCTCTTGATTGCAAGGTGCAAGACTTAACGATAAATGGTGAAGACGTCGAACAATTAAATATTTTGGCACAAGAGTTTGGGATTCGTTCTTTACAAAGGGAAACACAAACTGACTTGTTTTCACAGCTTAGCTCTGAACCTGCACTAGAAGCGGAAGCACAACCTGAAAAAAACTACACAACCATTCGTGATGAAAAAACTTTAGAACGATGGCTTGAAAAAATACTCAATGAAAAAATCATGGCTTTCGATTTAGAAACAACCTCTCTGGAGTCGATGCAAGCCAAAATTGTTGGCATGTCATTTTCCTGCAAACCGGGAGAAGCGGCCTATATTCCAATCGCTCATGTGGAAAAAACAGAAGAGCAATTGAAAATACTTGATAATCAACTGGAATTACAAAGCGTTCTCAAACAAATCGAACCTTTGTTAAATAACCCCGAGATAAAACTGATTGGTCAGCACTTTAAATATGACATGAATGTTTTGTCTAATTATGGCATTGAAATTAACAACCTCAGTGATGATAGCTTAATGGAATCGTATATTCTGGACACCAACGGCAGACATGATATGGATACATTGGCAACGCAGTATCTGCAAAAACAAACCATTAAGTATGAAGACATTTGTGGAAAAGGAGCGAAACAAATTTCATTTGCTGAAGTGCCGGCTGATGTTGCAACCCAATATGCTGCGGAGGATGCAGATATTACGCTGCAATTGCATTTGGAGTTAAGTAAAAAATTGCAAGAACATCAACAGCTTCTGAAAGTCTTTCGTGAAATAGAAATGCCGTTAATCCAAGTTTTGGCTAAGATGGAACAAACCGGTGTGTTGGTCGATTCAAAAACTTTAGAAAAACAATCCGAAGAGCTTTCTATTAAAATCGCACAGTTAGAACAACAGGCTTATGAACTCGTTGGTCGGGAGTTTAATCTCAATTCACCCAAACAGTTACAGGAAATACTGTTTGAAGAACAAAATATTCCGGTCATCAAAAAAACACCAACCGGACAACCATCGACCTCAGAAGATGTTTTACAGGAGCTGGCTGAAGAGCATGAGTTGCCTCGAATCATTATTGAAAACCGCTCTCTCAGTAAACTCAAATCGACATATACAGATAAACTTCCACAGGAAATCAACCCAAAAACCGGGCGCATACACACCTCCTATCATCAGGCGGTGACCACAACGGGAAGGCTTTCGAGCTCTAACCCGAATTTGCAAAACATTCCGATTAGGACTGAAGAAGGACGCAAAATCCGTCAGGCCTTTGTAGCACCCGAAGGCTTTAAAATCATGGCGGCGGATTATTCACAGATTGAATTGCGCATTATGGCTCACTTATCTAAAGATGAAAAACTGCTGGACTCTTTTTCCAGAGATCAGGACGTTCACAGCCGCACAGCATCACAGGTTTTTGATGTTGCAATTGAGGAAGTGAACAAAGAACAACGCCGGGCAGCCAAAGCAATCAATTTTGGTTTAATGTACGGAATGTCAGCATTTGGCTTGGCAAAGCAACTTGGTGTTGAGCGTGGAGAGGCACAGGATTACATGAGTCGCTATTTTGATCAATATCCCAAAGTCGCTGAGTTCATGAAAAAAATTAGAGAGCAAGCCAAAGAAAACGCTTATGTAGATACTCTTTTTGGTCGTCGTTTGTACTTTCCGGAAATAAAAAATCGCAACGGGCGCATCCGAGCCGGTGCCGAACGGGCTGCAATCAATGCTCCTATGCAAGGAACCGCTGCCGACATTATCAAACAAGCAATGCTCAAAGTTTATGCAGAAATCAAAAACAACGTTGATATTCGGATGATTATGCAGGTGCATGATGAACTGGTTTTTGAGGTGAGAAAGAAGAAACAAGACGAGTTGGCTATGTTAGTTAAAAAATTGATGGAAAGTGCTGTTCAGTTATCTATTCCGTTGAAGGTTGATATCGGTGTCGGTGATAATTGGGACGAGGCTCATTAA
- a CDS encoding DUF262 domain-containing protein, with product MAENTQETKSIHDLVKMIESEKLVLPEFQRDFKWPIEKTVTLFDSINRNLFIGSLIISRPKFDLACKGFDLRERGSKRHKPKPKTVTHDVFENNDIYTLLDGQQRTTSIYRALKGFDHVYYWFENIETLSSDEFYDYNEKTNKVGLERYIANVVIKAPKEETLSVKISDLFSSLDYREARFLNEFIEPQLDGFPWTEEQKNIGREFAGALFSDFKTDIIKKEKLLSVQLLNMPLEKFCLFFERSNSQGMNLSFVDIVNAKVYIDFKLSREISAAKSKYTYFDDSLVDPIVRYINYLANGEVTKDSILRDLSGEHFKEYWKECLEDINYIQSWLKDNNWVFQVTKMPYRTMLLPLLCFYKNLKHKEFSQATQEQMNQLKFWFYGSLMDNRYGGGGHGSTNVVIKKDCDLLKKLAEGKNIDKEYWAKIRITADFESYKRIDNAKSAAFMGLTYFMWHKSNFKNLENNNNVSMSAAVDVHHIFPENYIKETFKENSDEYDFVDSVLNKIRINKISNIKISNKSPKTYLNEIKEKSNPEILTSLKSHGLSCGERLLDGSLDKEYFDFMKERFEELSEYINMIISAGEQLAKGKTKNIWD from the coding sequence ATGGCAGAAAACACTCAAGAGACTAAATCAATTCATGATCTTGTAAAGATGATTGAAAGCGAAAAACTTGTACTACCTGAGTTTCAACGTGACTTCAAATGGCCCATTGAGAAGACGGTTACTTTATTCGACTCAATAAATCGCAATCTTTTTATTGGATCTTTAATTATTTCACGGCCAAAGTTCGATTTAGCATGTAAAGGATTCGACCTAAGGGAGCGAGGATCTAAAAGGCATAAACCAAAACCAAAAACTGTTACTCACGATGTTTTTGAAAACAATGACATTTATACGTTACTTGATGGTCAACAGAGAACCACATCAATTTATAGAGCTTTAAAAGGATTCGACCATGTCTATTACTGGTTCGAAAATATTGAAACTTTATCGTCAGATGAGTTCTACGACTATAATGAAAAAACCAATAAAGTCGGGCTTGAGAGGTATATTGCAAACGTCGTTATCAAAGCACCCAAAGAGGAGACTCTAAGCGTTAAAATTTCTGATTTGTTTTCTTCATTAGATTACAGAGAGGCAAGGTTTTTAAATGAATTTATTGAACCACAATTGGATGGTTTTCCCTGGACTGAAGAACAAAAAAACATAGGACGTGAATTTGCCGGTGCACTATTTAGTGATTTCAAAACTGACATTATCAAGAAAGAAAAGCTGCTTTCTGTTCAACTCTTGAACATGCCTCTTGAGAAATTCTGTCTTTTCTTTGAGAGAAGTAACTCACAGGGGATGAATTTATCCTTTGTTGACATCGTTAATGCAAAGGTTTATATAGACTTTAAACTGTCGAGAGAAATAAGTGCAGCAAAATCGAAATACACATATTTCGATGATTCGCTAGTTGATCCTATTGTTAGGTATATTAACTATTTAGCCAACGGAGAAGTAACAAAAGATTCAATACTAAGAGATTTATCCGGTGAACATTTCAAAGAATATTGGAAAGAATGTTTAGAAGACATTAATTATATCCAAAGTTGGCTTAAAGATAACAATTGGGTGTTCCAAGTTACAAAAATGCCATACAGAACAATGCTGCTTCCACTTTTATGTTTTTACAAAAATTTAAAGCATAAAGAATTTAGCCAAGCTACACAAGAACAAATGAATCAACTTAAATTCTGGTTTTACGGTAGCCTAATGGATAACAGGTACGGCGGAGGTGGACACGGTTCAACCAATGTTGTTATAAAAAAAGACTGCGATCTATTGAAAAAACTTGCAGAAGGAAAAAACATAGATAAAGAATATTGGGCAAAGATTCGGATTACCGCTGATTTCGAATCCTATAAGCGTATTGACAATGCAAAAAGTGCAGCATTTATGGGGTTAACATACTTTATGTGGCACAAATCTAATTTTAAAAATCTTGAGAACAACAACAATGTTTCGATGAGTGCTGCTGTCGATGTACACCATATATTTCCTGAAAATTATATTAAAGAGACATTTAAAGAAAATTCGGATGAATATGATTTTGTTGATTCCGTTCTTAATAAGATTCGTATCAATAAAATATCGAATATTAAAATTAGTAACAAGTCACCAAAGACTTATCTAAATGAAATTAAGGAAAAGTCCAATCCTGAAATATTGACGTCTTTAAAGTCACACGGCCTATCTTGTGGTGAAAGACTTCTCGATGGATCTCTCGATAAAGAATACTTTGATTTTATGAAAGAGAGATTTGAAGAGTTGTCGGAATATATTAATATGATCATTTCTGCAGGAGAACAATTAGCTAAAGGAAAAACCAAGAACATATGGGATTAA
- the mnmE gene encoding tRNA uridine-5-carboxymethylaminomethyl(34) synthesis GTPase MnmE, giving the protein MLQNDTIAAIATAPGAGGVGIIRISGENALEIAEKISHKSPKPRLATYAEFYDGENLLDEGLILYFPNPKSFTGEDVIELQAHGGPVIMNMLLKTVIKLGARQALPGEFSQRAFLNGKIDLVQAEAIADLISSSTEQAAIAAQRSLQGEFSRQINQILRQLIELRVWIEAAIDFPEEEIDFLADKEQQQKMKQLHQDLGLLLQKAQQGQLLNKGVVIAIVGQPNVGKSSLLNLFTRNETAIVSDIAGTTRDIVKENIHIQGIPVTIIDTAGIHITEDKIEQEGIKRAKEILQQADIILQVIDSSRDVELQIENLQDLPFNKRKIIIYNKSDIGKVEKGLADNEVMLSAKTQSGFEKLEEKVIHTLSHQSQIETSFSARTRHITQLQKTLENISVAEHNFLNNQAGELVAEDLRQAQEHLNQITGEFTSDDLLGEIFSSFCIGK; this is encoded by the coding sequence ATGCTACAAAATGATACCATCGCCGCCATCGCAACTGCGCCGGGTGCAGGCGGTGTTGGTATCATCAGAATCTCCGGTGAAAATGCTTTGGAGATTGCTGAAAAAATATCACATAAATCACCCAAACCACGTCTGGCGACCTATGCTGAGTTTTATGATGGTGAAAATCTGCTTGATGAAGGTCTTATTCTTTACTTTCCCAATCCGAAATCATTTACAGGTGAAGATGTTATAGAATTACAAGCTCACGGCGGACCTGTTATTATGAACATGCTGTTAAAAACAGTTATCAAACTCGGAGCCAGACAAGCCTTGCCCGGAGAGTTTTCCCAAAGAGCGTTTCTGAACGGAAAAATTGATCTGGTACAAGCAGAAGCCATAGCTGATTTAATTTCCAGCTCAACGGAACAAGCTGCCATCGCCGCACAAAGGTCACTTCAGGGAGAGTTTTCCAGACAAATAAACCAAATATTACGCCAACTCATCGAATTGCGTGTTTGGATAGAAGCAGCCATAGATTTTCCTGAAGAAGAAATCGACTTTCTTGCCGATAAAGAACAACAGCAAAAAATGAAGCAACTGCATCAGGATTTGGGTTTGCTTTTACAAAAAGCTCAGCAAGGGCAGTTATTAAATAAAGGAGTGGTGATTGCCATAGTCGGACAACCCAATGTCGGAAAGTCATCACTTTTGAATCTTTTTACCCGTAACGAAACCGCTATTGTTTCCGATATTGCCGGCACAACACGCGACATTGTCAAAGAAAACATCCATATCCAAGGAATACCGGTAACCATTATTGATACCGCCGGAATTCACATCACTGAAGATAAAATTGAACAAGAAGGCATTAAAAGAGCCAAAGAGATATTGCAACAAGCCGATATTATTTTACAAGTGATTGATAGCTCAAGAGATGTCGAATTACAAATAGAAAACCTGCAAGACCTGCCGTTTAACAAACGAAAAATCATTATTTATAACAAGTCAGATATCGGAAAAGTAGAAAAAGGCTTGGCTGATAACGAAGTGATGCTTTCAGCAAAAACACAATCCGGATTTGAAAAACTGGAAGAAAAAGTCATTCACACGCTGAGCCATCAAAGCCAAATCGAAACCAGTTTTTCCGCTCGCACCCGCCATATCACACAATTACAAAAAACCCTTGAAAACATAAGTGTTGCTGAACATAACTTCCTCAACAATCAAGCGGGAGAATTGGTGGCCGAGGATTTAAGACAAGCCCAGGAACACCTCAATCAAATCACCGGAGAATTCACCAGCGATGATTTGCTGGGAGAAATTTTCTCATCATTCTGCATAGGCAAATAA
- the rnpA gene encoding ribonuclease P protein component — protein MTGFPKKARLLTKADYSKVFNKSVKVSDAFFLILIHINSKENSKLGLIVSKKVDKRAVQRNRIKRLVRESFRNHSFQTACDFVVMARGKISEQKNAEIFNSLESLWIKAESRIQQIRKQ, from the coding sequence TTGACTGGCTTTCCTAAAAAAGCTCGTTTGTTAACAAAAGCAGACTATAGCAAGGTATTTAACAAGTCGGTCAAAGTTTCTGATGCATTTTTCCTTATATTGATCCACATAAATTCAAAAGAAAATTCAAAGCTTGGCTTAATTGTTTCAAAGAAAGTCGATAAAAGAGCCGTTCAGAGAAACAGAATTAAAAGACTTGTCAGAGAAAGTTTTCGAAACCACTCATTTCAAACTGCTTGTGATTTTGTTGTTATGGCAAGAGGAAAAATCAGTGAGCAAAAAAACGCAGAAATATTCAATTCACTTGAAAGTCTGTGGATTAAGGCAGAAAGTAGAATACAACAAATCAGGAAACAGTAA
- the yidC gene encoding membrane protein insertase YidC: protein MNNPKNLLLIALIFLGFLLYAEWQKDYGPQPQVENITGVNPSQAVADDNTVPLTNGNDIPEQTAVTPNAATPEISKQRNADSIVTVTTNVLKLQIDTVGASIIYAELLNYPVTKKSKENVILFNHSNESSYYAQTGLLSSQQRFVHTETYSVNQSQYNVTSGKLDIPFVIEKNGVKLTKVYSIDADSYLVGITDNIQNNSSVVWQGQQYKQLQRNNPWLNNEVSFSDAGRMSFKGAGYFEPNEGYTKLKLEDFSDPDENINVKINTPGWIAMVQHYFFSGFIMSETNSAISSQYLPTSETPYIIRATSGYSEVQPGAEGQISTQLYVGPKIQEELPKISKGLDLTVDYGMFTAIAKPLFWVLNKIHSMIGNWGWSIIVLTILIKLLFFKLTEKQYNSMARMRKLQPRIKTLKERHKDNRQKFNEEMMKLYKQEKVNPMGGCLPMLVQIPVFIALYWVLLESVELRQAPFILWLQDLSTPDPYFILPAINAFAMIMTQRLSPTVGMDPMQEKIMKIMPIAFSIMFAFFQSGLVLYWAVNSSLSLVQQWIITKRIEAKG from the coding sequence ATGAATAATCCCAAGAACTTATTATTAATTGCATTAATTTTTTTAGGTTTTTTGCTTTATGCCGAGTGGCAAAAAGATTACGGTCCACAACCGCAAGTTGAAAATATAACCGGAGTGAATCCATCTCAGGCTGTAGCCGATGATAATACCGTTCCATTAACAAATGGAAATGATATTCCTGAACAAACAGCGGTCACACCGAATGCAGCTACACCGGAGATTTCAAAACAAAGAAACGCAGACTCTATTGTTACAGTAACCACCAATGTCTTAAAACTACAAATTGATACGGTCGGTGCTTCAATTATTTATGCTGAGTTATTAAATTATCCGGTAACAAAGAAATCAAAAGAAAACGTCATTCTTTTTAATCACTCCAATGAAAGCTCTTACTATGCACAAACAGGTTTGCTGAGCTCACAACAACGATTTGTTCATACTGAAACCTATAGTGTGAACCAATCACAATATAATGTTACTTCAGGAAAATTAGACATTCCGTTTGTAATTGAGAAAAACGGAGTGAAATTAACCAAAGTCTATAGCATTGATGCAGATTCTTATTTAGTGGGAATCACCGACAATATTCAAAACAACTCCAGTGTTGTATGGCAAGGCCAACAATACAAGCAACTGCAAAGAAACAATCCTTGGTTAAATAACGAAGTTTCCTTTAGTGATGCAGGAAGAATGTCATTCAAAGGAGCAGGTTATTTTGAGCCAAATGAAGGCTATACCAAGCTAAAACTGGAAGACTTCAGTGATCCGGATGAAAACATCAATGTCAAAATAAACACTCCGGGCTGGATAGCTATGGTTCAACACTACTTCTTTAGTGGCTTTATCATGAGTGAAACGAATTCAGCTATTTCGTCACAATATCTTCCAACATCGGAAACACCATACATTATTCGTGCCACATCCGGTTATAGCGAAGTGCAACCGGGAGCTGAAGGTCAAATTTCAACTCAGCTTTATGTAGGTCCAAAAATTCAGGAAGAACTACCAAAAATATCCAAAGGCTTGGATTTAACTGTTGATTATGGAATGTTTACCGCTATTGCCAAGCCACTATTTTGGGTGTTGAATAAAATTCATTCGATGATTGGTAATTGGGGTTGGTCAATCATTGTGTTAACCATATTGATTAAATTGCTTTTCTTCAAACTCACAGAAAAACAATACAACTCAATGGCAAGAATGCGTAAATTGCAACCGCGCATCAAAACATTGAAAGAAAGACACAAGGATAATCGTCAGAAATTCAATGAAGAAATGATGAAGCTGTACAAACAGGAAAAAGTGAATCCAATGGGCGGTTGTTTGCCAATGCTGGTACAAATTCCGGTATTCATTGCTTTGTATTGGGTACTATTAGAGTCTGTAGAGCTACGTCAAGCTCCTTTTATATTGTGGTTACAAGACTTAAGCACACCAGATCCGTATTTTATTCTGCCGGCAATCAATGCCTTTGCCATGATTATGACTCAAAGACTTTCGCCAACTGTTGGTATGGATCCAATGCAGGAAAAAATCATGAAAATCATGCCGATTGCATTTTCAATTATGTTTGCATTCTTCCAGTCCGGTTTGGTATTGTACTGGGCGGTTAACAGCTCCTTATCGCTGGTGCAACAATGGATTATCACTAAGCGAATCGAAGCAAAAGGTTAA
- the hemN gene encoding oxygen-independent coproporphyrinogen III oxidase, which translates to MNTELEFNLDLIKKYDKAGPRYTSYPTAVVFNEEFTAENYIEQARRSNETNKGQPISLYFHIPFCDTLCFFCACNKIATKKRDKADLYLDYLEKEMAMVSALYDKDRIVEQMHFGGGTPTFLTDAQFERMWELIKKYFPIINTENRDYSIEIDPRSVTRESMEKLAGYGFNRFSLGVQDVNPKVQQAVNRIQPTEMTRDIIQACRDVNARSVSVDLIYGLPFQTLESFSQTVDAVIEMSPDRMSVFNYAHLPHLFSPQKRINAEDLPPAEEKLAILQMTIEKLNAAGYVYIGMDHFAKPDDELAIAQTNGSLQRNFQGYTTHAELDLVALGVSSISSVNHSFSQNVKSLDQYYSILDNDKLPIYRGYQLNDDDLLRKKVIQDIACQFELDFKKIEDKFDIEFESYFAKELDDLKDMQKDDLLQFNDNGFTVSPAGRILVRHICMVFDIYLRKQSEQRFSKVI; encoded by the coding sequence ATGAACACAGAGCTTGAATTCAATTTAGATCTTATCAAAAAATACGACAAGGCCGGACCAAGATATACATCCTATCCAACAGCAGTTGTGTTTAATGAAGAGTTTACTGCTGAAAACTATATCGAACAGGCAAGGCGGAGCAACGAAACAAACAAAGGACAACCCATTAGTTTGTATTTTCATATCCCTTTTTGTGATACTTTGTGTTTTTTCTGTGCCTGCAACAAAATAGCCACCAAAAAACGCGACAAGGCTGATTTGTATCTGGATTATCTGGAAAAAGAAATGGCAATGGTTTCGGCGCTTTATGATAAAGACCGGATTGTCGAACAAATGCACTTTGGCGGCGGCACACCAACATTTCTCACCGATGCTCAGTTTGAAAGGATGTGGGAACTGATTAAAAAATATTTTCCAATCATCAATACCGAAAACCGTGATTATTCGATAGAAATTGATCCTCGCTCCGTCACCCGTGAAAGTATGGAAAAACTCGCCGGTTATGGTTTTAACCGTTTTTCTCTTGGCGTTCAGGATGTGAACCCGAAAGTTCAACAAGCGGTGAACCGCATTCAACCCACCGAAATGACGCGAGATATCATTCAGGCTTGTCGTGATGTCAATGCCCGTTCGGTCAGTGTCGATTTGATTTATGGTTTGCCTTTTCAAACTCTGGAAAGTTTTTCGCAAACGGTGGATGCGGTGATTGAAATGTCACCGGACAGAATGTCGGTTTTCAACTATGCTCATCTGCCACATTTGTTTTCTCCACAAAAACGCATCAATGCAGAAGACCTGCCACCGGCTGAAGAAAAACTTGCGATATTGCAAATGACGATTGAAAAGCTTAATGCTGCCGGATATGTCTATATCGGCATGGATCACTTCGCCAAACCGGATGACGAACTGGCAATTGCTCAAACCAATGGTTCACTGCAAAGAAACTTTCAAGGCTACACCACACACGCGGAACTGGATTTAGTCGCCCTCGGTGTTTCCTCTATCAGCTCGGTGAATCATTCTTTCAGTCAGAATGTAAAATCTCTGGATCAGTACTACAGTATTTTGGACAACGATAAACTTCCAATTTATCGGGGTTACCAATTGAATGATGATGATTTGCTCAGAAAAAAAGTGATACAGGATATTGCCTGTCAGTTTGAACTGGACTTTAAAAAGATTGAAGACAAATTTGATATTGAGTTTGAAAGCTATTTTGCTAAAGAGTTGGATGATTTAAAAGACATGCAGAAAGATGATTTACTGCAGTTTAACGACAACGGCTTTACCGTCAGCCCTGCCGGCCGGATTTTAGTTCGTCATATTTGTATGGTGTTTGATATTTATTTACGGAAGCAATCAGAGCAGAGGTTTTCTAAGGTAATTTGA
- a CDS encoding DUF1801 domain-containing protein, with amino-acid sequence MAQNKTQANSKSADDFLNTITPEKKQKEAKELLRIFKKVTECEPVMWGSSIIGFDSYKYTNSSGTNDWMITGFSPRKQNFSLYIMQGFADYQQDLKELGKVKTAKSCLYINKLEDVDLTKLEKFLNKTVGDMRAKHKK; translated from the coding sequence ATGGCACAAAATAAAACCCAAGCAAACAGTAAAAGCGCAGATGATTTTTTAAACACCATCACTCCTGAAAAAAAGCAAAAAGAAGCCAAAGAACTTTTGAGAATATTTAAAAAAGTAACCGAATGCGAGCCAGTGATGTGGGGAAGCTCCATCATTGGATTCGATAGTTATAAATACACCAACAGTAGCGGTACAAATGATTGGATGATTACAGGGTTTTCTCCCAGAAAACAAAACTTTTCACTCTACATCATGCAGGGCTTTGCAGACTATCAGCAAGACCTAAAAGAACTCGGTAAAGTCAAAACTGCAAAAAGCTGTTTATACATTAACAAACTGGAAGATGTGGATCTAACAAAACTCGAAAAGTTTTTAAACAAAACCGTAGGCGATATGAGAGCCAAGCATAAAAAATAA